The nucleotide window TAAGCGATATAATCGGAAAATATCGACTTGATAATGTCTTCTTTATTGCGAAAGTAGTAGTAGAGATTGCCAGGGCTCATCCCAAGGTGGGCGGCAATATGGTTGGTGGTAATGGCGCGCTCGCCTTTCTCATTAAATAGCTTCAAGCTGGCTTGAATGATTTTATCTCGGGTCTTCATACTCGTTAACGAATCTACCTCTCTCGCAGAGCGTGATAAACAAAAGCCCCAGCAAGGTGCTGGGGCTTCAACTCATTTAGCCTTGGTATTTGTAGAATACCGTTGAAAGCGGCGGCAGACGCAGTGATAGAGACTGAGGCTGAGACTCACTCTCTATGCCCTCTGTTTCTGCAACCTGCACCACGCCGAAACCACTGCCTGCATAGAGGCTGTCGTCGGTGTTTAGCAGCAGTTCATAGCGTCCTGCTAGTGGCACACCCAATCGAAACGCTTCGTGTGGTACTGGCGTGAAGTTACTGATCACTAATACGCGCTCACCGTCTTCGCTGATACGCTCATGTGCCAAAATACTCGCTTCTGCGGCATCTTGTAGTCGCCACTCAAAGCCTTGCGGATCTGAGTCTTGATCAAACAGCGCTTTTTCACGGCGATACAGTAAGTTCAAGTCTTTGGTCAGTGCTTTCACACCTTGGTGGCGCTCAAAATCAAGCAAGAACCATTGAAGCTGGTCATCGTGATTCCACTCACCCGTTTGACCAAACTCGGCTCCCATGAAGTTGAGTTTCTTACCTGGTTGAGCGTACATGTAACCTAAGTAAGCACGAAGGTTCGCGGTTTGTTGCCACTCATCACCTGGCATTTTGTTATGGATAGAGCCTTTGCCATACACCACTTCATCGTGTGATAGCGACAGAACGTAGTTTTCACTATGTGCGTAAACAAGCGGGAATGTGATGGTATCGTGATGGTATTTGCGGTGAACTGGATCTTCTTGAATGTACGACAAGCTGTCATGCATCCAACCCATATTCCACTTAAACCCAAAACCTAAACCACCAGCAAAAGTAGGAGCAGAAACGCCAGGGAAAGCTGTCGATTCTTCAGCGATCGTCATGGCATTCGGGAAGTGCTTGTACACTTCTTCGTTCATCCATTTCAAGGTTGCAATTGCATCGTAATTTTCACGGCCGCCATCGACATTTGGGATCCACTGGTCATGACTACGTGAGTAATCAAGATACAGCATCGAAGCCACCGCATCGACACGGATACCATCGATATGGAATTGCTCAAACCAGTAAAGGGCATTGGATACCAAGAAACGACGAACATGTTCGCGGCCAAGATCGTAAATGTACGAGTTCCAATCTTGGTGCCAACCACGACGCGGATCCGGATCGTGGAACAGCGGCGTACCATCAAAGTTTGCTAAGCCGTGATCATCCGATGGGAAGTGGGCTGGAACCCAGTCTAGCACCACACCAAGGCCAGCTTGGTGACACTGGTCGACAAAGTATTTGAAGTCATCTGGTGAACCAAAACGGCTGGTCGGTGCAAACAAACCCACTGGCTGATAGCCCCATGAACCGTAGAACGGGTGCTCAGAAACTGGCATCAATTCAACATGGGTGTAGCCCATATCGGTTAGGTAAGGGATCAGTTCATCAGCAAGTTCGCGATAATTCAGGAAGTCGCCATTGTTGTTGCGTTTCCAAGAACCTGCGTGCAGCTCGTAGAACGATAACGCTTCTTTGCGTTTTTCGGTTACCGGACGCTGCTGCCAACTGCTGTCTTGCCAGTCATAGCGGTCATGGTTATAGGTAACAGAAGAGAACGATGGGTATTGCTCAGAATAGAAACCCCATGGATCCGCTTTGTGAGGCAGACCTTCGCCATCTGGCCCTTTGAGCTCAAACTTGTACTGAGTGCCTTCCGGCAAGTTTGGAATAAACAGTCCCCAGATACCGTAATCGAGTCGCTGCATCGGATTGCGGCGGCCATCCCACGCATTGAAATTACCGACTAGGCTTACTGCGGATGCATGCGGTGCATACACTAAGAAGCGAGTACCTTCGACGTTGTTACCATCACGCTCTTGGGTGATAAACTGCGCCCCCATTTGATGGTACATCTCTTTCGGTGTGTGCAACTCTTCATATTCGGCATACAAACCGTGATATTGGTATGGGTCATCGAGCAGTTGCTCAGTGCCATTCCAGTCAATAGCCAACTGATAGTGGGTAAATCGCAAATCGAGTTCCGATTCTAAGACAAACCCAGATGCTTTATCTCGCACCATTGGCATTCTCGTGCCGTCTTTCAAGACAACTGTTACGGCGTCTGCACCGGGCATCCAAACCCTCAGTGCGTGAGTCTCATCCTGTAGGTATGGACCTAAGAATGAGAATGGGTCAGCAAACGATGCACTCGAGAGTCGATCGTACGCTTGTTGTTGTCTTTTAAGCCCTATTTTGTTCAACGTTCATCTCCCTCGACCTAACACTGTGCCACCCCTTTTTATTGTTGAGTCTCAGCCAATGGCAAAGACGTCGGAGGCACAAAATAAAAAACCCGCGATACGCGGGTTATCTGCAAGATTTCATTGTACTGGAAACATCTACCACGGGAAGTGACAAGCGCCCACTTTTGCATTGCAAGCGTCAATTTTTCCTACAATTTACAATATAAATTGACCATTATTCAGCGTTGTCAATTTACTAAAAGAAAAGCACAACCCTTTGGAGATGACAGAACAAAAATCCAAAAGAGTCGTGCTTTGTTAGCGATTTAAAAATCTAAGGTTAGCTGGCTTTCGCGCGCACTTCCGTTAGGCGTTTAGCGATGCGATTTACCCCTTCTTGAGCGAATATTTCTTCAAGGTTCATCGACAGCTTACGACGCCAGTTCGGGTACTCATTAACCGTACCAGGAATGTTTACTGGCTTATCCATTTCTAGCCAGTCTTCTAGCTGAACACTGAGTAGGGCAGAAGATCCGGCTGCTACGTGAAGTTGCAGTGCTTCACTCAGATACGCATCCATCGGCACCAAGCTTGCGTCACGACCTACGCCTTCTGGCAGATAACCGTGCCATGCCACACTATCTAGAATGCCTTGTTTGCACTCTAGGCGATCATCAAACAGGCCAGCGAGCTGTTCTTCATCTGGATACAGACCAATTTCACGACCCATCTTCAGATCATCGCAGTGCCAAAAGCCGCGAAGTGTTGGCATATCGTGCGTACACAGTGCAGACATAGATTGACCTGCATAGTGCTCCGGTGAGATGAAGCCACCATCTTCTGCTGTTTCGAAGAAGAACACCTTGTAAGAGTGAACGCCCGCGTCACGCAGAATATCAACGATTTCATCTGGCACTGTACCCAAGTCTTCACCGATAACGCTACATTGATGGCGATGTGACTCTAGCGCTAGGATGGCTAGCATGTCTTCTACTGGGTAGTAGATGTACGCGCCTTTTGTTGCGTTCTCACCTTTTGGAATCCACCAAAGGCGCAGCAGACCAAGAACGTGGTCGATACGCAATGAACCACAGTGCTTCATGTTGGCACGCAGCAGTTGGATGTACGCATCGTAAGACGTTGCTTGCAGCACTTGTGGGTTGAGTGGCGGTAGGCCCCAGTTTTGACCCAGAGGACCAAGAATATCTGGTGGCGCACCGATGCTCGCATCCATCACTAGGTTGCCATTGTCTGCCCATGTTTCTGAGCCAGAATCTGCAACGCCCACAGCAAGGTCACGGTACAGGCCGACAGCCATGCCCTTCTCTTCTGCTAGTGCTTGAGCTTCATTAATTTGCACGTCAGCAATCCACTGCAAGTACATGTAAAGCTGAACTTTGTCTTGGTTGTCAGCGATGAACTTCTGTGTCGCTGCATTTTCGAAGCGGCGGTACTTCTCTGGGAATACCGGCCAGCCCCACATGTTGCTGTCTTCTGCGTGAAGCTCAGCATGGATCGCATCAAAGGCCGCTTGATGAAGAAGACTCTCACCGCCTGCTTCAACGAAATCTAAGAACAGTTTCGCGCGCTCAGACTGCTTGTCTAGGTGACGAGTTTTAAACTCATCGAATAGCAGTGGCAGTACGCTCATCTTAAGCTCAGCCACTTCGGTGTAGTTCACCCAGTGTGACTCACGCGCTTTTTGCAGACGCGCTTGGAACTCAGAACCACCAACGATTTGCTGCGCATCTGCGCTGAGTGCAAATTCCGCCACAGAGCTTACGTCGATGTATAGGATGTTCAACCAGCGGCGAGAAGATGGGCTGTATGGGCTCGCACCTTCTGGGTTCGCCGGGAATAGTGAGTGAATTGGGTTAAGACCCACAAAGTCACCACCACGGGCTGCGATATCCGCAACCAACTGTTTAAGATCGCCAAAGTCACCAATGCCCCAGTTGTGCTGAGTACGAAGCGTGTATAGCTGGATACTTGGACCCCAAAGCTTTTTGCCTTCATCCATTGCACTTTGCTTGTAACAAGCACGAGGCGTACGGATAAGTGTCATCTCGTAAGGTGCTTTGCGACGCTTACGCTCTAAGTAAAGCTTGTGATAGCCCCATGGAAGGTTGTTTGGTAACGCAAATACTAAAGGGCCACCCTCAGCACGTTCATCACGAACGATCTGAGATTGAAGATAGCCTTCAAGTACTTCTCCTTGCTCAGTCTCTAGACGCCAGCTGAAATCGCTTTCTCTCGCGCTCACACCCAAATGAAGTTCTACTTCTACTGCATCACCGTCTTTCACAACCAGTACCGGATCCAGCACTTCTTTCTTGTGCTTTTTCTCTGCAGATTTTAGTAGTGATTTATCATTAGTGGTGTCATAGCCTAAAGACGCAAGCAGACGAAGAATGGTTTCGTCCTCAACTTTGGCCTCATCGCCCCACGCACTTACGTAGCTGTCAGCTATTTTTGCCATTTCAGCAACTTGTTTTAATGCTGTTTGTTCTGTCATCGCTCTCTCCGAAGGACTTCTCTAACCTTCAAATCGGTAGGGTTATTATTTATTTAATGAAAAAGCCAAGGTACCCCGCTCAAACTGAGGTACCTTGGTCTAATTTTTTTAGCGAGAAACTGCTTCTAGTTTCCAAATGTTGTTCACGTAATCGCGAATCGAACGGTCTGAGCTGAACTTGCCAACTAGCGCCGTGTTAAGAATCGCTTTCTTCGCCCAACCAGCTTGGTCACGGTATTGCGCGTCCATGTCTTCATGCGCCTTCACGTAAGATGCGAAGTCAGCAAGACATAGGTACGGGTCACCACCATCTAGTAGGCTGTCGTATGTTGCACGTAGCAGACCTGGTTGACCTGGAGTGAACTCTTCGCCTAGTAGTAGGTCTAGAGATGCTTTCAGTAGTGGGTCAGCGTTGTAGAAGTCGTATGGGTTGTAACCTGCTGCTTTGGTGCGTTTCACACCATCAACCTCTAGACCGAAGATGTAGATGTTCTCGTCACCGACTTCTTCACGGATCTCAACGTTAGCACCATCCATCGTACCGATAGTGAGTGCGCCGTTAAGAGCCATCTTCATGTTACCTGTACCAGATGCTTCTTTACCTGCCATAGAGATTTGCTGAGAAACGTCAGCCGCTGGAATCAACATTTCAGCCATGCTTACACGGTAGTCAGGGATGAATACCACTTTCAGCTTACCGCCTAGGCGTGGGTCGTTGTTTACTTTCTCAGCAACCTTGTTAATCGCAAAGATGATCTCTTTCGCTAGGTGGTAACCCGGTGCTGCTTTAGAGCCGAAGAATACAACGCGTGGCGTCATATCAAATGTTGGATCATTCAGTAGACGGTGGTACAGAGACAACACGTGTAGCAAATCAAGTTGCTGACGCTTGTACTCGTGTAGGCGCTTGATCATCACATCAAAGATAGCATTCGTATCTAGCTCGATACCCATGTTCGCCTTAACCCAGTCCGCTAGACGCTGTTTGTTCTGTTTCTTAACAGCCATGTAGTCTTTCTGGAACTTAGCGTCATCAGCGTATTTCGCGATGCCTTCTAGCTGTTCAAGCTTAGCTGGCCACTCAGAACCGATCTTGTCAGTGATAAGCGCTGATAGACCTGGGTTACAGAATTTCAACCAACGACGTGGTGTCACACCGTTCGTTACGTTATGTAGACGAGTTGGGTACATCGCGTGGAATTCAGGGAACAGGTCTGATTTCACTAGCTCTGAGTGAAGTGCAGCCACACCGTTCACTGCGTATGAACCGATAACACATAGGTTAGCCATACGAACCATGCGGTGGAAACCTTCTTGGATGATAGACAGCTTCGCTTGCTTCTCACCATCGCCAGGCCACATTGCACGAACGTCTTGCAAGAAGTGGTGGTTGATTTCGAAAATGATTTCCATGTGACGAGGAAGTAGACGCTGGATTAGCGACTCAGACCAAGTCTCTAGTGCTTCTGGAAGTAGTGTGTGGTTTGTGTATGCGAACGTTTTAGAAGAAATCGCCCACGCCTCATCCCAGCTTAAACCTTTCTCATCAAGAAGGATGCGCATGAGTTCAGGAATCGCAATCGTTGGGTGCGTATCGTTAAGCTGAATGGTTTCTTGCTTAGGAAGATCCGCTAGCGTGTAACCTGCTGCTTCGTGACGACGTAGAATGTCGCGTACAGATGCTGCTGAGTGGAAGTACTGCTGCATTAGACGCAGTGTCTTACCTTTCTCGTGATTGTCGTTCGGGTATAGAACCTTAGTGATGTTGCCCGCATCGATAAGCGCGTGCTGTGCTTCGAAGTAATCACCGTTGTTGAAGCTTTCTAGAGAGAAAGGAGCGATTGCCTGACATTCCCAAAGACGTAGTGGGTATACCGTGTCAGACTCATAGCCAACGATTGGAAGATCCCAAGGCATCGCTTTCACAGTCATGCCTGGAACCCATTTACGAACGTCTTTACCGTTTACGTTTACAACTTCAACGTGACCGAAGAAACCGATCTCTTGTGCAAGTTCAGGACGAGCAACTTCCCATGGGTAACCTTCAACACCACACCATGCGTCTGGTGCCTCTTTTTGGCGACCATCTTCGAATGATTGCTTAAATAGACCGTATTCGTAGTGAAGACCGTAGCCTACAGTTGGGAATTCTTGAGCTGCACATGAATCCATAAAACATGCTGCTAAACGACCTAGACCACCGTTACCCAATGATGGGTCACGCTCTTCTTCTAGAAGGTCAGTTAGGTTGTGACCAAGTTCTGCCATTGCATCTGTCACTTGCTCGTACAAACCCATGCTGATTAGGTTGTTACCTGTTAGACGACCGATTAGGAATTCTAGAGATAGGTAGTTAACGCTCTTCGCGCTCTTGATGCGCTCATCGGCTTCAGTTTGAAGCAGGTCAAAAGTCGTTAGCTCTGCAAGCGCACGGCCCATTGCTAGATACCACTGACGCTCTGTTGCAGTCTCTACCGTTGTTGCGTAAGTCGCTGACAGGTGTTTCTTAACACTTTCTTGGAAAGAAGCTTTATCAAATTTTTTCTGTTGCGCAGGTTTCATTACGAAATCTCACTTTCAAGTTTTATCCATCTGTCACATATCGTGCATGGTGACGTGTCCATAAACATCCTCCTAAGTCCGACTCCCTAGAGGATGAGTGAGGAGGGCGTAGAGGGCGTACTCCACTCCACTTAGTGATCGATCTCCCATTCCGCTATCCGATTCGGTTTTTTCGGGTGATAGCGATCACGCCAAGCTCAGTTTTTAATCTAAGTGCTAACTAAGAAACCTTTACTATCCAGATTGCAACTAAATACAAAAATTGTTGTTGAGATCACAATTAGCCGTGAAAAACCCCCAAAGAAATGCGTTTTTTTGTATACATGGCAAGCCAAACCCTCTGCGAACAGTCACCATTAAGTGACCGACTTCACATTTATGAGGCGTAGTTGGGCTATAAGACACGCAATAATTAAAATCTGGCGCTCGATCAACAACGGTATAACCCAGTGTTTCATACCATCGAGTTTGCTCTATAAAGCCGTGGTAATCACTCTCTCCTCCTTTAGGAGAAGAAGAAAATAATAATTAGTAGGAAAAATCGTATGTGGATTCCTTCAAAACTGACTCGTCCGGGCCGCTTGCACAATGCTATTGTGCGCCCACGAGTATTAGATCTGCTTGCACAGGCTCCCTTTTATAAACTGGTACTTTTTCGCTCGCCGGCAGGTTACGGTAAAACAACGATGGCCGCTCAATGGTTATCGGACAAACCACATGTAGGTTGGTACAGCATTGATGAAAGTGACAACGACCCATTTCGTTTCGTCAATTACTTGCTGCAAGCCATTAATAAAGCCACCAGCAATAGCTGTCCTAATGCCCAAAAGCTGGCAGAACGTCGACAATTTTCATCTCTGCACTCACTGTTTAGTGAAGTGTTCGCCGAGCTAACCAGCTACCATCACGAGTGCTATATCGTGCTGGATGATTACCACCTCATCACCGATGAAGACATTCATGAAGCGATGCGCTTTTTCCTAAAGCACATGCCAGATAACATCACTTTGGTCGTGACCAGTCGTGGTAATCCCCCACTGGGTACCGCAAACCTGCGTGTACGTGACCTTATGATTGAAATTGGCAACGAATTACTTGCCTTCGACACAGAAGAAACCACTCGCTTCTTTAGCCAGCGCCTTGCCAGTGAGATCGATAACGAAACGGCCAATACACTGCGCACATACGTTGAAGGTTGGCCATCGGCGCTGCAACTTTTCGCACTGCAAGCGCAGCACCAGAAACGCACACTGGCACAATCGGTAGAGACCATCTCCCAGTTCAACCACGCACACCTTTGGGACTACCTAGTTGAAGAGGTGTTTGACTTACTTGATAAAGAAACTCGTCATTTCTTAATGCAGTGCTCGGTGCTTGATCATTTCAACGACAATTTGGTCACCGCACTAACAAAACGCGACGATGCGCTTAGTATGATTGAGTCGTTAAACCGTTTTGGCCTATTCATCTACCCGTTGGAAGGAGAGAACAACTGGTTTAGGTTCCACAACCTATTTGCTGAGTTTTTATCCCACGAACGAAAAGCACGAATTCCCCAACAAGAGCACGACCTACATCTAGCTGCTGCGAATGCTTGGCTAGAACAAAAAGTGCCTCATCAAGCCCTGCGTCATGCGCGTCTTGCTAACAATGCAGATTTGGTGGCGAACATTTTGCTGCAGTTTGGCTGGCAAATGTTTAACCAAGGTGAGCTAACCACCCTAGAAGATGCGATTGGCGTTCTCAGCCACGATCAGCTTTATAGTCAGCCAAAGCTTTGCGTGTTGCAGGCTTGGCTGGCACAAAGCCAACACCGCTATAACGAAGTCGGTGAACTGATCGACAAAGCCAGTGAAGAAATGGCAACACGCGAGGTCAAAGTAACCAAGAAAGAAGAAGGTGAATTCCACGCACTTCGTGCTCAGGTGGCCATCAACCAAAACTCGCCAGATCAAGCTATCGAACTGGCGGAGCTGGCACTAAGTGAGCTTGACCACTCGGAATATCGCAGCCGCATTGTGGCCACCTCAGTTGTTGGCGAGGTCAACCACGTGATCGGTAACCTTAGCCGTGCACTGTCTATGATGCAGCAGACCGAAAAGCTGGCTCGTCAATATCACGTCTACCATCAAGCGTTATGGGCGCAGCTACAACAAAGTGAAATTCTGATCGCACAAGGCTACGTGCAAGCTGCATTCGAAATTCAAGAGAGCGCCTTTAAACTGATTGAAGAGCAGCAACTCCACCAAGTGCCGCTACACGAGTTCTTATTGCGTGTCCGTGCCCAAGTTCTTTGGTGCTGGAACCGCCTCGATGAAGCAGAAGAGTGCGCGTACAAAGGCATCGACGTACTGGGGAACATCGATCCAAGCAAGCACCTGCACAGTTACTCGATGATTGCTCGCATCGCCATTGGTCGCGGCGAGCTGGATAAGGCGTCTAAAGTCATTGAACAGATCCAGCACCTCATCAAGCAGTCGACCTATCACGTTGACTGGACAGCGAATGCCTCATTGTCACTATTGCTTTACTGGCAAGCCAGAAACGACATGGAGTCGGTTGAACAATGGCTAGAGACTGCAATTCGACCGGATGAAGCGTGCAACCACTTTTCACAGCTTCAATGGCGTAATATTGCTCGTGCGCAAATCCAGCTAGGTCAATTTGAACAGGCTCAGAGCACTCTCGACTTCCTGGAACAAGCCGCAAGCAAGCACCAACTGGTGACCGATCGCAACCGTAATCTCATTGTGGAAGCTATCCTAAATGTTCATAACAAAAATGAAGAAAAGGCAAAACAGCTGTTGAAAGAAGCGTTAGTGCTTACTAACCAAACTGGCATGATTGGCAATTTCCTCATTGATGGCGCCACCATTGGCCACTTGCTGGCTAACCTAGTGTCGAAGTCCGATCTTGGCGATCTTGAGCGTCACCGCGCGCAACTGCTGATGAAAGACATCAACACCACTCAGCGTAGCCGCTCAGTACACTTTAACGAAGAGTTTGTTGAGAAGCTGGTCAACCACCCTAATATCCCTGAGTTAGTACGTACTAGCCCGCTAACCCAGCGTGAATGGCAAGTTCTTGGATTGATTTACTCTGGTTTCAGCAACGAGCAAATTGCTCAAGAGTTGGATGTTGCAGGTACCACGATTAAAACTCACATTCGTAACCTGTACCAAAAGCTCAACATTGCCAATCGTAAAGAGGCGATCAGTACTGCAGAAAACTTATTGCAGTTGATGGGTTACTAAGCTTCCCCACCCTTCATAAAACAAAGCCCGAGCATCGTCATTGCTCGGGCTTTTTGCTTTAAAAGAGCGCTCACAGGAAGGAGCGCTTGGGTCAATGGCTTAGCATGAAGCAAACACTCTGGACGGCAGCCTGATACCCGAATTACTCATCGATTCCACGAATTTTCATATTGCGGCGCCGCAGATACTCAAGCGTCACCAATAGCAGTACCGACATCAAAATCAGCAGCGATGCCACTGCCAAAATGGTCGGGCTAATTTGCTCACGAATACCGGACCACATCTGCCGTGGCACGGTGCGCTGCTCGGCACCCGTAATGAACAGCGCCACCACCACCTCATCAAACGAAGTACCAAACGCAAACAGTCCACCAGAAATCATCCCCGGCCTGATCAGCGGAAACGTCACGGTGCGAAAGGTGTACACCGGATTAGCGCCCAGACTTGCCGCCGCTTTGGTTAAGCTATGATCGAAGCCGCTCAATGTCGCGCTAACCGTAATCACCACAAACGGCGTACCCAGCGCGGCGTGCGCCAAGATAATCCCGGGCATAGTCTGAGCAAGGCCAAATCGGGTGTAGAAGAAGTACATTGCCGCGGCCGAAATGATCACCGGCACTATCATAGGTGAAATCAGTAGCGCCAATATCGCATTACGAAACGGTACTTTCTCGTTGGATAAACCCAGTGCTGCCAGCGTACCCAATAACGTGGCCAAAATGGCCGCCATCAGGGCGATGAAGGTGCTATTTTGCAATGCTTGGCGCCATTGCTGGTTTTCTATCATCTCTTGATACCAGCGCAGCGAATATGCCTCTGGCTCAAGATTCATCATCCCCTCAGTAAAGGTGAAATAAGGCGTTGCATTGAATGAGAGTGGGACAATAATCAAAATCGGCGCGATGAGAAAAAACAGCACCAAGCTACAAAAACCAAGGTAACTCCAGTACCCCACCCGCTCAGCGCGCGATGCGTAAGTTGGTAATGCCATGACCTATCCTCCTACTCGAATGTTGTTAATGCCCACCAAGCGGTTGAACAGGTAAAACAGCCCAAGCACCAACAGCAGCAATAAACCACCAAGTGCCGCCGCCATGCCCCAGTTGAGAGACGTCTGCATGTGATAAGCGATCATGTTGGAAATCATCTGCCCGCTGCGTCCGCCTACCAGCGCAGGCGTGATGTAAAAACCAATCGAAAGAATGAAGGTCAACAAACAGCCTGCGCCAACGCCAGGAAGCGTCAGTGGCATATAGACTTTGGTAAATGCGACTCGAGGCGATGCGCCTAATGAACGCGCAGCTCTAAAGTAAGTCGGGCTAATGCCCTTCATCACGCTGTAGAGCGGTAAGATCATAAATGGCAGTAAAATATGCACCATGGACACCACTGTGCCAAAGGTGTTGTGAATCAGCGCTAATCGCTCACTAGACAGCCCGCTCCAAATCAGCAGGTCATTGACTACCCCCTGATTTTGCAGCAAAACAATCCACGATGTTGTCCTGACCAGAAGTGATGTCCAGAACGGTAACAACACCACAATCAACAACAAATTGGCATGTTTATCAGGCAAGTTGGCCAGTAGGTAAGCCAGCGGATAGGCAAGCGCCAAACACACTAAGGTGATCACCAGCGACATCCACAAGGTTTTGTAAAACAAACCTAAATAGATCTGCCTCGACTCAGATTGCTCAGTAATTTTGCCGTTTTCATCCACCTTCAAGTCCAATGCGGCAAGATAGAAGTGAGAGGTGTAGGCGGAGTTCAGGTTCTTAATCGCAGCCCAGTATTTAGGCTGCTGCCAGCGTTTGTCGATAGCGACAAGCTGCTCATAGGTAACTAATTTTCCATCCAGCTTCGCCAACTTACGACCCGTTTTCATCAGTAAGCTACGCATGCCCGAAATTTCAATGTTAAAGCGATTAGCCACTTTTGGTAGCTGCTTGGAGAGATAAAGCGCAGTGATCTCTTCACTAAACGTATGAACAAGACGCTCACTCGGCACCGATTGCGTATCCCAAGCAGCTATTTCAACCGTGGTATCAGGCAGCGAGTCCACCACCAGAGAGTTATCGATACTGCGATAGAGCATCTCTACGATAGGAAACGCAAAGGACAGCAAGATAAAGCAAACCAAAGGGAGGGTTAGAAAAAGGGAGCGTATCTGCTTACGTCTTTCTGCTTTTGCCAGTTGCTGAGCGAGATCAGGCGTGTGGTTGCTAAGCTGCCTTTCCAGCTCGGTTACCGACTCCAAGGATGAAAGCTCGCGACTCATAATGCTTCCTCCAGCTTTACTCCATCACGAGTAGTCTTATGGTCTATCCCAGAGCGATTCTGCGCCTGAGAATCCGGCTTATGAAAATCTAAGGCATGACAATCCTGTTTTCGCCAGCCTATCTCGACCTGCTCACCCACTTGTACCGCCAAGCCTTGCCCTGAGTCGTTAGGAACTTTGACCACCAAATTAGCAAAACCCGGCACTTCAATAATCAAGCGGAAGTGATCACCGTGATAGATCATTTCATTCACTCGACCGACAAACCGATTTTGTAGCTCCGGCCCTTGGGGATTAATGACGATCTTTTCCGGTCTTATCGATAATGTGGTGAACGCGCGCTCGCTAGCCACTTGCACCGACTTCGCCTGAACTTGATACGAACCAACCGCAACCTGACAACACTGCTCTTCTAGCGACTGTACTTGGCCGACTATTTGATTGTTTTCGCCGATGAACTGAGCCACGAATGCATTGCTTGGCGATTCGTATAGCTCGTTCGGCGGGGCCAGTTGTTGCACTTCACCATCGTTAAACACCGCGATGCGATCGGACATCGTCAATGCCTCATCTTGGTCATGAGTGACATACAAAATGGTGATGCCAAGCTTCTCATGCAAGTGTTTGATTTCCATCTGCATCGTTTCACGAAGCTGTTTATCTAAAGCGCCTAATGGCTCATCCATCAGAACCAGCTTAGGCTCAAACACCAAAGCTCTTGCCAAGGCAACG belongs to Vibrio sp. 10N and includes:
- the glgB gene encoding 1,4-alpha-glucan branching protein GlgB, producing the protein MNKIGLKRQQQAYDRLSSASFADPFSFLGPYLQDETHALRVWMPGADAVTVVLKDGTRMPMVRDKASGFVLESELDLRFTHYQLAIDWNGTEQLLDDPYQYHGLYAEYEELHTPKEMYHQMGAQFITQERDGNNVEGTRFLVYAPHASAVSLVGNFNAWDGRRNPMQRLDYGIWGLFIPNLPEGTQYKFELKGPDGEGLPHKADPWGFYSEQYPSFSSVTYNHDRYDWQDSSWQQRPVTEKRKEALSFYELHAGSWKRNNNGDFLNYRELADELIPYLTDMGYTHVELMPVSEHPFYGSWGYQPVGLFAPTSRFGSPDDFKYFVDQCHQAGLGVVLDWVPAHFPSDDHGLANFDGTPLFHDPDPRRGWHQDWNSYIYDLGREHVRRFLVSNALYWFEQFHIDGIRVDAVASMLYLDYSRSHDQWIPNVDGGRENYDAIATLKWMNEEVYKHFPNAMTIAEESTAFPGVSAPTFAGGLGFGFKWNMGWMHDSLSYIQEDPVHRKYHHDTITFPLVYAHSENYVLSLSHDEVVYGKGSIHNKMPGDEWQQTANLRAYLGYMYAQPGKKLNFMGAEFGQTGEWNHDDQLQWFLLDFERHQGVKALTKDLNLLYRREKALFDQDSDPQGFEWRLQDAAEASILAHERISEDGERVLVISNFTPVPHEAFRLGVPLAGRYELLLNTDDSLYAGSGFGVVQVAETEGIESESQPQSLSLRLPPLSTVFYKYQG
- the malQ gene encoding 4-alpha-glucanotransferase gives rise to the protein MTEQTALKQVAEMAKIADSYVSAWGDEAKVEDETILRLLASLGYDTTNDKSLLKSAEKKHKKEVLDPVLVVKDGDAVEVELHLGVSARESDFSWRLETEQGEVLEGYLQSQIVRDERAEGGPLVFALPNNLPWGYHKLYLERKRRKAPYEMTLIRTPRACYKQSAMDEGKKLWGPSIQLYTLRTQHNWGIGDFGDLKQLVADIAARGGDFVGLNPIHSLFPANPEGASPYSPSSRRWLNILYIDVSSVAEFALSADAQQIVGGSEFQARLQKARESHWVNYTEVAELKMSVLPLLFDEFKTRHLDKQSERAKLFLDFVEAGGESLLHQAAFDAIHAELHAEDSNMWGWPVFPEKYRRFENAATQKFIADNQDKVQLYMYLQWIADVQINEAQALAEEKGMAVGLYRDLAVGVADSGSETWADNGNLVMDASIGAPPDILGPLGQNWGLPPLNPQVLQATSYDAYIQLLRANMKHCGSLRIDHVLGLLRLWWIPKGENATKGAYIYYPVEDMLAILALESHRHQCSVIGEDLGTVPDEIVDILRDAGVHSYKVFFFETAEDGGFISPEHYAGQSMSALCTHDMPTLRGFWHCDDLKMGREIGLYPDEEQLAGLFDDRLECKQGILDSVAWHGYLPEGVGRDASLVPMDAYLSEALQLHVAAGSSALLSVQLEDWLEMDKPVNIPGTVNEYPNWRRKLSMNLEEIFAQEGVNRIAKRLTEVRAKAS
- a CDS encoding glycogen/starch/alpha-glucan phosphorylase, with product MKPAQQKKFDKASFQESVKKHLSATYATTVETATERQWYLAMGRALAELTTFDLLQTEADERIKSAKSVNYLSLEFLIGRLTGNNLISMGLYEQVTDAMAELGHNLTDLLEEERDPSLGNGGLGRLAACFMDSCAAQEFPTVGYGLHYEYGLFKQSFEDGRQKEAPDAWCGVEGYPWEVARPELAQEIGFFGHVEVVNVNGKDVRKWVPGMTVKAMPWDLPIVGYESDTVYPLRLWECQAIAPFSLESFNNGDYFEAQHALIDAGNITKVLYPNDNHEKGKTLRLMQQYFHSAASVRDILRRHEAAGYTLADLPKQETIQLNDTHPTIAIPELMRILLDEKGLSWDEAWAISSKTFAYTNHTLLPEALETWSESLIQRLLPRHMEIIFEINHHFLQDVRAMWPGDGEKQAKLSIIQEGFHRMVRMANLCVIGSYAVNGVAALHSELVKSDLFPEFHAMYPTRLHNVTNGVTPRRWLKFCNPGLSALITDKIGSEWPAKLEQLEGIAKYADDAKFQKDYMAVKKQNKQRLADWVKANMGIELDTNAIFDVMIKRLHEYKRQQLDLLHVLSLYHRLLNDPTFDMTPRVVFFGSKAAPGYHLAKEIIFAINKVAEKVNNDPRLGGKLKVVFIPDYRVSMAEMLIPAADVSQQISMAGKEASGTGNMKMALNGALTIGTMDGANVEIREEVGDENIYIFGLEVDGVKRTKAAGYNPYDFYNADPLLKASLDLLLGEEFTPGQPGLLRATYDSLLDGGDPYLCLADFASYVKAHEDMDAQYRDQAGWAKKAILNTALVGKFSSDRSIRDYVNNIWKLEAVSR